The Caldicellulosiruptor acetigenus DNA window GTGGGAGTTTACACGAGGAGGGTTGATAAAATTGTCTAAAAGCAAGCAAAGTTTTGCATTTTTACTTAGAAACTTAGAAAAGCTTTTAAAATTGTCCAAAAACAAGCAAATTTTTAGGTTGTCAAGTGTGACAAAAGCAAAGTTTAGTTTGGCACGTTGACAGCCTGTTACTGACAAGGGGAACAAAACGCAAAGATGGAGTAACAGAAGTAACAACTTTTGAAGTGTCGAAAAATGTCGAAGGCTATAACTTTTTGCGAAGGGTACAAGGATGTTCCAAGTTAGAACGTACTATGGGCGTGTTAAGAAATGTTAAGGAATGTTGCAGCCTTGACCATTCTTGAAAGCTTGTCGCAGCTTATAAATCCCTATGTGGCAGCATTTCAAATTTAACACATGCTAAGAAATGCTAAGGTCTGATTTGACTTAAGGAAACTTAAGGTTTACAAACCAGTGCAAAGTTAGAAGCCAAGCGTCCATTATTAAACATTTTTGCTAATTCTACCGTCGCTTATGAGGCATACCTAAAAAGCAGGGTGATTATTTATATGTGCAAATCATTTTGAAGTGTTTTAGAGACTTTTTTATAAGGTTTGCAATTGCATTCAAGGTTGAGATGTTAAAGACAAATAAGCATATTAAAAATTATTTGATGTATTTTAGTATTTGAGCTATAATAAATAAAAACATATCAAAAAATCTTTACCTCTCAGGTTAATAAAAATTGACTTTTAGGAGGACATATTATATAATGGAAGTGAGGTATAAAACAAAAAAGCTTAAAAAGATTTGTGAAAATTTTCAGCTGGCACAAAAAGAGTTTGGGCAAGATATAGCTAAAAAGCTTTTTCAAAGGTTAAATGAGCTAAAGGCTGCCAAATCTCTTTACGACATATCACGTCTGCCAGCTACAGGTTTTCATAAATTAGAAGGTTCCCGAAAAGGACAATATGCTGTGTATTTAGTACATCCATTTAGGTTAGTTTTCAAACCAATTACAATTTCCGAAAATCAAACACAAGATGAAATAGATTTATCGAAAATAGTCATAATTCAGATTGAAGAGGTGATAGATTATCATGGGAAGGAAAAGAGATAAAAAATTAGAAGAATGGATAGTTATTCCACCTGGTGAAACCATAAAAGAAAATCTTGAATACTTAGGTATGACACAAGCTGAGTTTGCTCAGAGGATGGGGCTTTCAGAAAAAACGGTAAGTGAAATAATTAATGGGATTGCTCCAATCACTTACGAAACTGCTCTTAAGTTAGAAAATGTAATAGGTGCTTCTGCAGAGTTTTGGATGAACTTAGAAGCTAATTACCAACTTGCTAAAGCAAGAATAGCTGAAAAACAAAAATTAAAGGATGAAGAAAAAGTATTAAATCAAATCCCTTACAATGAAATGTCAAAATACAGATGGGTACCAGAGACGAAAAACAAAGAAGAAAGAATAAAAAATCTTAGAAACTTTTTTGGTGTATCGTCTTTAAACTTTATCCCTCAAACTTTGGAAGTTTGTTTTCGAAAAACCAATAACGAAAAAACTTCATGTTACGCTTTAGCAGCATGGATTAGGAAAGCTGAAATAGAAGCATACAAAATAGAAACAAAACCTTTTGATAAAGAGAAAATTTATCAATTCATACCTGTTATTAAAGAACTCACAAAACATACTTGGGAAGAAATTTACCCAAAGCTTATAAATATTTGTTCAGAATGTGGAATTGCTCTGGTAACACTTCCACATTTGAAAGGTACGTATGTAAATGGTGCTACAAAGTGGCTTAAAAAAGATAAGGTGTTGTTAGCCTTAAGTTATAGATACAAGTTTGCTGATGTTTACTGGTTTTCATTTTTTCACGAATTGGGGCATATATTAAAACATGGTAGAAAAGAGGTTTTTATTGAAGGTGATGATGAAATTTCAAAAAACGAATTAGAAGAAGAAGCAGATAATTTTGCTGCAAATACACTTATACCTTATAAAGATTATAAAAAGTTTATTACTGAAAATAAGTTTTTCACAAAAGACAATATAATTGCTTTTGCTAATTCTCTCAATATTCATCCCTGCATTGTAGTAGGAAGATTAATGCATGATAAATTGATTAGTTATTCAGACTTTAATGAACTGAGACCAAGAATCAATTTTAAGAGTTAAAGAAAAAATTAGGAATATATGACTATAACCACAGCCAAAAATTTTTATACAGCTACTACAGCTACACTACAGCTACCGAAATAAAAAAATGTGCTTTTTATTGAGCTGGAATAAATTTTCAAAGTCTTATAATTAAGATGTATCAAGTTGTTTGTGGTTTGTTAAAGTTTGTAAAATGGTATCCCGTCAATCTTCTAATCCGTAGGTCAGGGGTTCGAATCCTCTTGGGCGCGCCATTTATTTTCAAGGAATTTGGGGATAATGCAAAGAAGGGTATAGCGGCAAAAACCGTTATACCCTTTTTTATTTTGGTTCTACAGAGCTTTACTCATTTTACAAATATTCCTTTATTTTTGCAAAGTCAATCTCTAAATCATCAAACAAGTTAACTTTTATTTTATCCTTGAAGCTGTACACAGCTGGTGGCAAGTAGCCCATTGGTTCTTTATAAAGATAAATCAAGATGTATTCTTGATATGGATTTACAATCCAGTATTCTTTAACTTTAAAGCTATTGTAGAGATTCAATTTTCTAACATAATCATGACAAGGATCATCATCAGATACAATTTCTATTATCGTATCTGGTGCCCCAATAATGCATGCAGGATCTGAAAGTTTTTCCTTATCACATACAACCATTATATCAGGTTGGACAACGTTTGTTGAACATTTTAACTCTTGCCCTTCTTTTACAAATACTACATCAACAGGTCCCATGTAAAGGTGACAGCACTTGTTTTTTGCTTTGAAGTAAGGATGCAGTTGCATCATAATTTCTAAAAGGAGCTTCTGATGAATAGGAGGATTTCCTGAATACTTTATATACACTTTGCCGTCAATTATCTCAGCTCTTATGTCGTCAGGGAAGTTAAGGTAATCGCCGTAAGTGTAGCAGTTATTTTGATCGAATTTCATGGTTATCGCTTTATGCATATTTGGACTTCTTAACATTAATTATACTCTATTTTTCTTAATTTTTATGAAATATTTCCAAAGTTTATGGATTCAAAAATAAATACACCTTTTGACTTAAAAATTGTATAAATAAGCCTGAAATTAGGCTTCCTATTAGGGTTGTGCCAGCGAAAACCAAGGTATATAAGCTCATCACTTACTTTTTGCACTCACTTTTCGATTTCAACTATTTAGAGTTTTCTTATATAAATTTGGTGTAACTCCAAATTTGTTTTTGAATTCTTTAATAAAATGAGAAATATTTTCATATCCTACATCATAACATACATTTGTAACATTTTCATATTTTAGCAACTCTTTTGCTGTATTAAGTTTTAAATCTTTAATATATTCTTTTGGAGATTTTCCTATAAACTTTTTGAAATACTTAGTGAATTCATACTCTTTCATGTTAAATTCTTTAGCAATATCTGAGATCTTTAATCTATGCAAATAATTATTATTTATGTAGTCCAAGATGTTATAAATTTCCAAATTTTTATCGTTTATTATTTTCTCAGATCCTCTGTATTTGAATATATCATAAACGAACTTTTGAGAGTATAAATCAATAAGAAACTCTCTATTGACTTTTCTGTTGAAAAACACATCAACAATTCTTTGGTATGTTTCGGCTAAATCTGTGCTATATTTCCCCACAAAAAACTCCTCATTAATGTTGTCAAGTTCACAAGATTCAAATTCCATTTTTATCTTGTTCAAGACATAATTTACTAAATAGCTGTCTATTTCTATAACTAATGCTTTAGTTTTTTCTTTAATTTCTAACTTAACTCTTGAATAAGGTGGCAAAATCACAAAACTATTACTATCATACTCCAATTTCTGCAATTCATTTATTTCTACATATTTATTTCCTTGCAAGATGCTACAAAATCTTAGATAGTTCTTTGATGAATAACTTGCTTTTATATAATCATCAAAATCATAGTAAAGTGTTCTAACATGATCTGATTCCAAGGTAGATATTGGTGTTAAGTCACTTGCCATCTTCTATCCCTCCGGCAAAAATGGAGTATTATTTGCAAAAAAGAATTAGAAGAAGAAAAATGGTGCATGTTAAAATTATAACAACATCTACAACCAAAGTGGAGGGGTAAATATGAAAACGTATAGATTTTACATGCCACCTATTAGCTTGATGGGAAGAGGATGTTTAAAAGATGTTGGAGAAGAAATCAAGGCTTTAGGTTATAAAAAAGCACTAATTGTAACAGATAAAATATTAGTAAAGATTGGTTTAGTTAAAAAAGCCACTGGCATATTAGATGATGCAAATATAAGTTATGTAATATTCGATGAAACAAAACCCAATCCAACAGTGAAAAATGTTGAAGACGGCTTAAAAATGTTAAAAGACAATAATTGCGACTTTATAATATCAATCGGAGGCGGCTCACCACATGATTGTGCCAAAGGTATAGGACTTGTTGCAACTAACGGAGGTTCAATAAAGGACTATGAAGGTGTAAACAAAGCACGCAAACCAATGCTTCCTCTTGTTGCTATCAATACAACCGCAGGAACGGGTAGTGAAGTTACAAGATTTGCAATTATCACTGATGAGGATCGACATGTAAAGATGGCAATAGTTGACTGGCATGTGACACCGCTAATTGCTGTAAATGACCCAGAGCTTATGATTGAAATGCCAAAGTCGCTGACTGCTGCGACTGGAATGGATGCGTTAACACATGCAATCGAAGCATATCTATCTACAGATGCAACACCGGTTACAGATGCTTCAGCCTTGATGGCAATCGAGTTGATTTTCAAATATCTAAAGAAAGCTGTTGAAAATGGTAATGATATTGAAGCGCGAGAAAAAATGGCCTATGCTGAGTATTTAGCAGGAGTTGCATTTAACAATGCAGGTTTGGGTTATGTTCATGCAATGGCACATCAGTTAGGCGGGTTTTATGATTTACCGCATGGAGTATGTAATGCAGTATTATTACCACATGTTTTGTCTTACAATTTAAAGGTGGTTCCTCACAGATTTATTGATATTGCAAAAGCAATGGGGATTGATGTGCAAGGAGTTTCGGCTGAGAAAGCCGGTGAAATGGTAATTGAGAGCATTAAGGCTTTGTCAAAAGAAATAGGTATACCATCAGGTTTGAAGGAATTAGGTGTAAAAGAGGAAGACATAAGAACTTTGGCTGAAAATGCTCTAAAAGATGCTTGTGGTTTGACAAATCCAAAACAAGCTACTGTAGAAGAGATAATGGAAATTTACAAATCGGCATTTTAAAAAATTTTGTAAAAACTAAAGGCGGGTGATTCCTCAGAATTGCCCGCCTTTAGTTTTTCTATTGAGATGAAATTTGACGTTTCTGGCTTTTAATTTATGATGATAAAGGAATAAGGTTTTATTGAGAAAGAA harbors:
- a CDS encoding type II toxin-antitoxin system RelE/ParE family toxin; its protein translation is MEVRYKTKKLKKICENFQLAQKEFGQDIAKKLFQRLNELKAAKSLYDISRLPATGFHKLEGSRKGQYAVYLVHPFRLVFKPITISENQTQDEIDLSKIVIIQIEEVIDYHGKEKR
- a CDS encoding HigA family addiction module antitoxin, whose amino-acid sequence is MGRKRDKKLEEWIVIPPGETIKENLEYLGMTQAEFAQRMGLSEKTVSEIINGIAPITYETALKLENVIGASAEFWMNLEANYQLAKARIAEKQKLKDEEKVLNQIPYNEMSKYRWVPETKNKEERIKNLRNFFGVSSLNFIPQTLEVCFRKTNNEKTSCYALAAWIRKAEIEAYKIETKPFDKEKIYQFIPVIKELTKHTWEEIYPKLINICSECGIALVTLPHLKGTYVNGATKWLKKDKVLLALSYRYKFADVYWFSFFHELGHILKHGRKEVFIEGDDEISKNELEEEADNFAANTLIPYKDYKKFITENKFFTKDNIIAFANSLNIHPCIVVGRLMHDKLISYSDFNELRPRINFKS
- a CDS encoding Uma2 family endonuclease — encoded protein: MHKAITMKFDQNNCYTYGDYLNFPDDIRAEIIDGKVYIKYSGNPPIHQKLLLEIMMQLHPYFKAKNKCCHLYMGPVDVVFVKEGQELKCSTNVVQPDIMVVCDKEKLSDPACIIGAPDTIIEIVSDDDPCHDYVRKLNLYNSFKVKEYWIVNPYQEYILIYLYKEPMGYLPPAVYSFKDKIKVNLFDDLEIDFAKIKEYL
- a CDS encoding AraC family transcriptional regulator codes for the protein MASDLTPISTLESDHVRTLYYDFDDYIKASYSSKNYLRFCSILQGNKYVEINELQKLEYDSNSFVILPPYSRVKLEIKEKTKALVIEIDSYLVNYVLNKIKMEFESCELDNINEEFFVGKYSTDLAETYQRIVDVFFNRKVNREFLIDLYSQKFVYDIFKYRGSEKIINDKNLEIYNILDYINNNYLHRLKISDIAKEFNMKEYEFTKYFKKFIGKSPKEYIKDLKLNTAKELLKYENVTNVCYDVGYENISHFIKEFKNKFGVTPNLYKKTLNS
- the yiaY gene encoding L-threonine dehydrogenase translates to MKTYRFYMPPISLMGRGCLKDVGEEIKALGYKKALIVTDKILVKIGLVKKATGILDDANISYVIFDETKPNPTVKNVEDGLKMLKDNNCDFIISIGGGSPHDCAKGIGLVATNGGSIKDYEGVNKARKPMLPLVAINTTAGTGSEVTRFAIITDEDRHVKMAIVDWHVTPLIAVNDPELMIEMPKSLTAATGMDALTHAIEAYLSTDATPVTDASALMAIELIFKYLKKAVENGNDIEAREKMAYAEYLAGVAFNNAGLGYVHAMAHQLGGFYDLPHGVCNAVLLPHVLSYNLKVVPHRFIDIAKAMGIDVQGVSAEKAGEMVIESIKALSKEIGIPSGLKELGVKEEDIRTLAENALKDACGLTNPKQATVEEIMEIYKSAF